One genomic window of Sphingobacteriaceae bacterium includes the following:
- a CDS encoding AAA family ATPase — MEFIERTKKILESIKTGIYEKDAALSMAFLTAMAGESIFLLGPPGVAKSLISRRLTLVFKDSKHFEYLMSRYSTPEEIFGPISISKLKNEDKYERNIEGYLPKSDVVFLDEIWKAGPSIQNTLLTVINEKKFRNGNQEVSIPLKLLISASNELPAKDQGLEALWDRFLVRIYVDNIESIKSFQKMILDTQNIYDNNIVDESIKINNDEYNTFRQQINDIQVEDVVINVILLLKEKIQLHNAILHQNNNQLNIIYVSDRKWRKIVNLLRTSAFLNGRNIVNLMDCFLIPYCLWETTEQLDILFSLLKDVVEKSSYSQLLNIGALEEAIQNLKDDVKLILEFGIATMSIKH, encoded by the coding sequence ATGGAATTTATTGAGAGAACAAAAAAAATATTAGAAAGCATAAAAACTGGTATCTATGAAAAAGACGCTGCATTATCTATGGCATTTTTAACTGCGATGGCTGGTGAGAGTATATTTTTACTTGGTCCACCTGGGGTAGCAAAAAGTTTAATATCAAGAAGGTTGACTTTAGTTTTTAAAGATTCGAAACATTTTGAATATCTTATGTCCAGATACTCAACTCCAGAAGAAATATTTGGTCCTATTTCTATAAGTAAATTAAAAAATGAAGACAAATATGAAAGAAATATTGAAGGATATCTTCCAAAGAGTGATGTTGTTTTTCTGGATGAAATTTGGAAGGCAGGTCCTTCGATTCAAAATACATTATTAACAGTTATTAATGAGAAAAAATTTAGAAACGGAAATCAAGAGGTTTCTATTCCACTAAAGTTGTTAATCAGTGCTTCAAATGAATTACCAGCTAAAGATCAAGGTCTTGAAGCTCTTTGGGATAGGTTTCTAGTTCGTATTTATGTTGATAATATAGAAAGTATAAAAAGTTTTCAAAAAATGATATTGGACACTCAAAATATTTATGATAATAATATTGTAGATGAATCAATAAAAATTAATAATGATGAATACAATACATTTAGACAACAGATCAATGATATACAAGTTGAAGATGTTGTTATAAATGTTATTCTTTTACTAAAAGAAAAAATCCAATTACATAACGCCATATTACATCAAAACAATAATCAATTAAATATAATCTATGTTTCAGATAGAAAATGGAGGAAGATTGTAAATTTACTTAGAACATCGGCATTCCTAAATGGAAGAAATATAGTGAATCTAATGGATTGTTTTTTGATTCCTTATTGTCTTTGGGAAACAACAGAACAGTTAGATATATTGTTTAGTTTATTAAAGGATGTAGTTGAAAAATCATCTTATAGTCAACTCTTAAATATTGGAGCATTAGAAGAAGCAATTCAAAATCTTAAAGATGATGTGAAATTGATATTGGAATTTGGGATAGCTACTATGTCAATAAAACATTAA